The sequence below is a genomic window from Primulina huaijiensis isolate GDHJ02 unplaced genomic scaffold, ASM1229523v2 scaffold205670, whole genome shotgun sequence.
GATGTGCGCTTTTCCGATGTTGAAAATCCCACGTGCGCCCTTTCCGCCAGTACCTCCAACGCCAATTCCCCCTTGCATTTTCCGACCCATGTAAAAGAGGAATCCCAATAACAAAATTGTAGGAGCAAATCTCATTAATTCTTGGAACCAAACCATTTCAGAAACATAAGTTACAGGTACATAATCATGTCGGTCAATCCCCAATGCTACCTGGGCTTCCTCCAACTTTTCTTCAAACGAATCAACACTCcctatattaaaataatatttatactgGCTTGTTTTCTCACTTGCCAGGGCACCACCAACAGCCTCTTCAAAATTAGATTCTTCAGTTGGATCATTGCTGTTTTGACTTCGTGGTGAGCTTCTTACATAAACTTTAGCGACTGACTTATTAGACACGACTACATGGTCCACTAAACCTGGTTCCAGCAGCTTGTTTTTGAACTCTTGAAAACTAATCTGCAAGGTTATAgtcaataaatttatttcaacaTACTCAAGTAGAAATTTATAGAGTTATCATTGCCATAAACAATAATCATTATATCATGCAACCCTAGGTCCCAAATTAACCAGGACCGGCCACATAAACTATCATTTCCATTTTGCTGTGTCAATAAGCAGTCAAATGTCATAAGAGGCAGAGATTAGTCTGAAAAAACAGATGAAGAGCAATCAGTTCAGTTAAAAATACAGCTGGGTTCAAAAACTTCGAAACATatgttttaacattttaaaacgtCAATTAACTCATTTCACCTTCAGCTCCATATTTCATTGCCAGGACAGTTTGAAAAATGACCTTAACATCAGAGTTATTTAAACATATCCTAATATTAAAGCTCTCCCAACACAAGAAGGAACA
It includes:
- the LOC140966368 gene encoding ATP-dependent zinc metalloprotease FTSH 3, mitochondrial-like translates to MELKISFQEFKNKLLEPGLVDHVVVSNKSVAKVYVRSSPRSQNSNDPTEESNFEEAVGGALASEKTSQYKYYFNIGSVDSFEEKLEEAQVALGIDRHDYVPVTYVSEMVWFQELMRFAPTILLLGFLFYMGRKMQGGIGVG